The Dehalobacter sp. DCM sequence CAGCGGCGGAGGCAGGGCTTCGCTGCTTCCAACATAATATATCTCTTTAATTCGGCCCCATCTTAACCTAATTCGATTGATCAGGGATACCCATTGTCTCTTTATTCGTGAACAAAATGCTTTCAACTGCGCCACTATGCGATCTCCTCCCTACCGTTCGTCTTTTGAATATTTTCCGGATGCAGAAGCGCTTGGTACTTTCCTTCCGTATTTAAACGCTGCTGTACTAATGCTGCCGTCATTGACTGTTCCCAGCACGTATCATGTTGGGTTATTTTCACGGTTCCCAGGCGTATTCCCGGCAGCCAAACCTGACCGTTTATCCCCTTCGCGGCGATAAATACCATCTTGCGGATCACGCTTTCATCACTGTTCCAAATAAAGGGCCATGGGTTTGCTTCATTCCGCCAAGGCAGGTTCAGGAACTGCTGGATTTCTTCAGGCAGTATCTCACTCACAGCCTTTTCTTCCAGAATCATCACCGGCGTATTCGTTAATGGATCCCGAAGTTCATTCCCGGTATCGAGCAGCGCTTTGATGGTGAGTTTTTTGCCGTTTTCCATCATCAATTCCACATCATACAGGACGTTATCCAAATACAGATTTCGCTTTGTAAGCTTCTCCCAGACTCGGTATCCACCGACCAGGAGTATGGCTATGACCGGCAATATCCAGATATCGCAGAGTAAAAGCCCTGTAGTGCTGCCGGTTATACCGATCCAGCCAGCCAGAAGATAATAGATCCCCCCGCTGACGGCAGCTAAAAGACTAAAATAGAGGAGTCCTTTGGCCAGCTCATATATGCTCTTGGTTCTGAATGCCACAGCGACCATCAATATGGGGATCATTATCCTGGATATGGCGATCACTGCGTTCATCTCATAGAGAATAAATACAACCGGCAGTTCGCCGATGAGCACCGCACCAAAAACACT is a genomic window containing:
- a CDS encoding sigma-E processing peptidase SpoIIGA, with protein sequence MYYLDVILFLNGAMDAFLLYFTAYLLRKKVYKLSVFGAVLIGELPVVFILYEMNAVIAISRIMIPILMVAVAFRTKSIYELAKGLLYFSLLAAVSGGIYYLLAGWIGITGSTTGLLLCDIWILPVIAILLVGGYRVWEKLTKRNLYLDNVLYDVELMMENGKKLTIKALLDTGNELRDPLTNTPVMILEEKAVSEILPEEIQQFLNLPWRNEANPWPFIWNSDESVIRKMVFIAAKGINGQVWLPGIRLGTVKITQHDTCWEQSMTAALVQQRLNTEGKYQALLHPENIQKTNGREEIA